One window of the Allosaccharopolyspora coralli genome contains the following:
- a CDS encoding VOC family protein, whose protein sequence is MDEDVIPILPVEDVGVALQWYGLLGFTARRPPNGEGAASSVVEIARGDVRVLLSQHEDDAPGEALVYLRVRDVDAVAAEFGMSPETTPGAREIELRDPDGNRLRVGTPEA, encoded by the coding sequence ATGGACGAGGACGTGATCCCGATCCTGCCCGTCGAGGACGTCGGTGTGGCATTGCAGTGGTACGGACTGCTCGGTTTCACCGCCCGGCGACCCCCGAACGGCGAGGGTGCGGCGTCGTCGGTCGTGGAGATCGCACGCGGCGACGTACGGGTGCTGTTGTCTCAGCACGAGGACGACGCGCCCGGTGAGGCGCTGGTGTACCTGCGGGTTCGGGACGTCGACGCGGTCGCGGCTGAGTTCGGGATGAGCCCGGAGACGACACCGGGGGCACGCGAGATCGAGCTGCGTGACCCCGACGGCAACCGCCTCCGAGTGGGCACACCCGAGGCCTAG
- a CDS encoding NupC/NupG family nucleoside CNT transporter — protein MQVLWGIGGMVLLLALAFALSTNRRAIRPRTVIGALAIQVLFAFIVLRWDTGERALAVVSAGVQNVIDSSEEGIEFLVGPILPSEGTVVAFQVLPLIVFVASLTAVLYHWNILQWVVRIVGGGLQKVLGTSRAESMNATANIFLGQTEAPLVIRPYLKNMTRSELFAVMVGGLSTVAGSVLVGYATLGARLDYLLAAAFMAAPAALLMAKIIMPETEKAETALGTPLVNDPAAKTETSTQLGGDKQAAEGAPESEAESATTRTAVASSDDADNDTDAKDTEAEQGEPRKAHNVLDAAANGATDGLRLALNVGAMLFAFVSLIALVNLILGGVGGLVGLPELTIQQMLGYLFAPIMSAIGVPWNEAVAAGSFVGQKFAINEFVAFADFGPVAGDFTPKTATIITFALTGFANLSSLAILLGGLGGLAPNQRPRIAKFGVRAILAGTLANLLSATIAGMLIG, from the coding sequence CGTGTTGCGCTGGGACACCGGCGAACGGGCGTTGGCGGTCGTCTCCGCCGGCGTGCAGAACGTCATCGACAGCTCCGAGGAGGGCATCGAGTTCCTCGTCGGCCCGATCCTGCCGTCCGAGGGCACGGTCGTCGCGTTCCAGGTGCTGCCGCTGATCGTGTTCGTGGCGAGTCTGACGGCGGTGCTCTACCACTGGAACATCCTGCAGTGGGTGGTGCGGATCGTCGGTGGCGGACTGCAGAAGGTGCTGGGCACCAGCCGTGCCGAGTCGATGAACGCGACCGCGAACATCTTCCTCGGCCAGACCGAGGCACCGCTCGTGATCCGGCCGTACCTGAAGAACATGACACGTTCGGAGCTGTTCGCGGTCATGGTGGGCGGCCTGTCCACAGTGGCGGGCAGCGTGCTCGTCGGGTACGCCACACTCGGTGCCCGGCTGGACTACCTGCTCGCGGCGGCCTTCATGGCCGCACCGGCGGCGCTGCTCATGGCAAAGATCATCATGCCGGAGACCGAGAAGGCCGAGACGGCCCTGGGCACACCGTTGGTGAACGACCCGGCTGCCAAGACCGAAACCTCGACGCAACTCGGGGGCGACAAGCAAGCCGCCGAAGGCGCACCGGAAAGTGAGGCCGAGTCCGCGACCACCCGGACCGCCGTGGCCTCGTCGGACGACGCAGACAACGACACGGACGCGAAGGACACCGAAGCCGAACAGGGCGAGCCTCGCAAGGCGCACAACGTCCTCGACGCCGCCGCGAACGGCGCGACCGACGGGCTGCGGCTGGCACTGAACGTGGGGGCGATGCTCTTCGCGTTCGTCTCACTGATCGCACTGGTCAACTTGATACTCGGCGGCGTCGGTGGGCTCGTGGGACTGCCGGAACTCACCATTCAGCAAATGCTCGGCTACCTGTTCGCCCCGATCATGTCGGCCATCGGCGTGCCGTGGAACGAGGCCGTGGCCGCGGGCTCGTTCGTCGGCCAGAAGTTCGCGATCAACGAGTTCGTCGCGTTCGCCGACTTCGGCCCGGTCGCCGGGGATTTCACCCCGAAGACCGCGACCATCATCACCTTCGCGCTCACCGGGTTCGCGAACCTCAGCTCGCTGGCGATCCTGCTCGGCGGTCTCGGCGGTCTCGCGCCGAACCAGCGTCCGCGCATCGCGAAGTTCGGGGTACGTGCGATCCTCGCGGGAACGCTCGCGAACCTGCTCAGCGCGACGATCGCCGGGATGCTGATCGGCTAG